The following proteins are co-located in the Triticum aestivum cultivar Chinese Spring chromosome 1A, IWGSC CS RefSeq v2.1, whole genome shotgun sequence genome:
- the LOC123070591 gene encoding uncharacterized protein isoform X1, with translation MSAAGLPSSSRAPPQKRKKKPNKQPSLILSASLSSHSSLSLILSSPTLYLCCFFCGARSPKSTPPTPRPQIRFGPQQSRPKTNPSTCLILKCAQSFGLLAQLYLLLSRSEANLFPYRFTLTKDNLMEKSKCWPFDLPTADQLSTWMITKKCLFTDLSSSQGFLSRVEHKTREILVLYKTLVLYRQEHSTNCIT, from the exons ATGTCTGCCGCGGGCCTGCCTTCTAGCAGCCGAGCCccacctcaaaaaagaaaaaaaaaaccaaACAAACAGCCGAGCCTTATCCTGTCTGCTTCCCTGAGCTCGCATTCTTCCCTGAGCCTTATCCTATCGAGCCCCACTCTCTACCTCTGTTGTTTCTTCTGCGGCGCTCGGTCCCCGAAAAGTACCCCGCCGACTCCCAG GCCTCAGATCCGTTTTGGTCCTCAGCAAAGCAGGCCAAAGACTAATCCGAGCACCTGCCTAATCCTCAAG TGCGCACAATCATTTGGTCTTCTAGCTCAGCTCTACTTGCTACTCAGCCGGTCAGAAGCAAACCTATTTCCTTATCGATTCACTCTCACTAAAGATAATCTTATGGAGAAAAGCAAATGCTGGCCATTCGACCTACCAACAG CCGATCAGTTGAGCACCTGGATGATAACAAAAAAGTGCTTGTTCACTGACCTTTCTTCTTCACAAGGTTTTCTAAGCAGAGTTGAGCACAAGACAAGAGAAATTTTGGTGCTGTACAAAACTCTTGTGTTATATAGGCAGGAGCATAGCACAAATTGTATTACGTAA
- the LOC123070591 gene encoding uncharacterized protein isoform X2, which yields MSAAGLPSSSRAPPQKRKKKPNKQPSLILSASLSSHSSLSLILSSPTLYLCCFFCGARSPKSTPPTPRPQIRFGPQQSRPKTNPSTCLILKLYLLLSRSEANLFPYRFTLTKDNLMEKSKCWPFDLPTADQLSTWMITKKCLFTDLSSSQGFLSRVEHKTREILVLYKTLVLYRQEHSTNCIT from the exons ATGTCTGCCGCGGGCCTGCCTTCTAGCAGCCGAGCCccacctcaaaaaagaaaaaaaaaaccaaACAAACAGCCGAGCCTTATCCTGTCTGCTTCCCTGAGCTCGCATTCTTCCCTGAGCCTTATCCTATCGAGCCCCACTCTCTACCTCTGTTGTTTCTTCTGCGGCGCTCGGTCCCCGAAAAGTACCCCGCCGACTCCCAG GCCTCAGATCCGTTTTGGTCCTCAGCAAAGCAGGCCAAAGACTAATCCGAGCACCTGCCTAATCCTCAAG CTCTACTTGCTACTCAGCCGGTCAGAAGCAAACCTATTTCCTTATCGATTCACTCTCACTAAAGATAATCTTATGGAGAAAAGCAAATGCTGGCCATTCGACCTACCAACAG CCGATCAGTTGAGCACCTGGATGATAACAAAAAAGTGCTTGTTCACTGACCTTTCTTCTTCACAAGGTTTTCTAAGCAGAGTTGAGCACAAGACAAGAGAAATTTTGGTGCTGTACAAAACTCTTGTGTTATATAGGCAGGAGCATAGCACAAATTGTATTACGTAA
- the LOC123070591 gene encoding uncharacterized protein isoform X3, producing MSAAGLPSSSRAPPQKRKKKPNKQPSLILSASLSSHSSLSLILSSPTLYLCCFFCGARSPKSTPPTPRPQIRFGPQQSRPKTNPSTCLILKLSSTCYSAGQKQTYFLIDSLSLKIILWRKANAGHSTYQQPIS from the exons ATGTCTGCCGCGGGCCTGCCTTCTAGCAGCCGAGCCccacctcaaaaaagaaaaaaaaaaccaaACAAACAGCCGAGCCTTATCCTGTCTGCTTCCCTGAGCTCGCATTCTTCCCTGAGCCTTATCCTATCGAGCCCCACTCTCTACCTCTGTTGTTTCTTCTGCGGCGCTCGGTCCCCGAAAAGTACCCCGCCGACTCCCAG GCCTCAGATCCGTTTTGGTCCTCAGCAAAGCAGGCCAAAGACTAATCCGAGCACCTGCCTAATCCTCAAG CTCAGCTCTACTTGCTACTCAGCCGGTCAGAAGCAAACCTATTTCCTTATCGATTCACTCTCACTAAAGATAATCTTATGGAGAAAAGCAAATGCTGGCCATTCGACCTACCAACAG CCGATCAGTTGA
- the LOC123070568 gene encoding disease resistance protein RGA5, protein MTGGIVTVASGVMNPLIGKLTALMGDEYKKFKGVKKQASFLQKELSAMNAALKKLELMDDELDPTVKDWRDHVREMSYDMENCIDDFMRQSRADDAKGSFIKNTARRIKKMRERLRIAHRMKELKTLAIEANARRQRYMVDDWKPASGSLVVDPRLRAVYQDADSLIGIDGPREEVVTRLMDTQNKLKVVSIVGFGGLGKTTLAKHVYDKIGSQFDCKAFFSVSQRPDMSELLNNLQYKLGMKKPDTSHTRKVDDIIEELRQHLKNNRYLIVVDDVWDESAWNIIKCVFPEEGNGSRVIVTTRVEVVAGAACQNDREGIYKLEPLSEENSRMLLVNRVFGSGHGCPPQFEQVMTAILKKCHGLPLAIITIGSLLASQDRSRKGWESIRDSLGAHSATNPSLEEMKSILNLSYMHLPAYLRACFLYLGMYVEDYEISRDDLVRQWIAEGLVGNLQGRDMEDVGRNYFNELINRSMIQSCETECGEVLSCKVHDIMLDLILSKCAKDNFLSVAYNYEDMARLHASKYKVRRLSVSSMASGGATYGPTIGVNLSQVRSFTLLGKSMPPLVLFKYLRVIRIDQGSTQRDEEILDLSAISQLFQLRYLYVWGLRFVQLPAELQGLLYLQTLHIDSPLDSIPSDIDHLSHLSYLYLHTYNCNHRLLPEWISNMKSLNSLTMSVGWGTGQSELNGMNGIIGLGELTNLTDLTISLYSLEKPELDALACSIGKLCNLKSLQLSGFQTEIHNQMGSLSNPFQHIEKIDVRVLNFCRVPIWIGGLHCLRLLDLRVEETSTEDFRLLGELPSLVKLKFRPSRIPEERAILGTGLFPVLEYFEFWTDEDAMAYLGFEAGAIPNLQTLSLQNRKWGGGTPVGMEHLLRLRKIKLWRVDSGDATIASVFRNALSVHPNRPSVEHFL, encoded by the exons ATGACCGGCGGAATCGTGACCGTGGCGAGCGGGGTGATGAACCCCCTGATCGGCAAGCTCACCGCACTCATGGGTGATGAGTACAAGAAGTTCAAAGGGGTCAAGAAGCAGGCCTCCTTCCTCCAGAAGGAACTCAGTGCCATGAACGCCGCCCTGAAGAAGCTTGAGCTCATGGATGACGAGCTCGACCCAACTGTCAAGGATTGGAGGGACCATGTCAGGGAGATGTCCTACGACATGGAGAATTGCATCGACGACTTCATGCGCCAGTCTCGGGCTGATGATGCTAAGGGAAGCTTCATCAAGAATACTGCTCGACGCATCAAGAAGATGCGAGAGCGCCTTCGCATAGCCCACCGGATGAAAGAGCTCAAGACCCTTGCCATAGAGGCGAATGCTCGGCGGCAACGGTATATGGTTGATGATTGGAAGCCTGCCTCCGGCTCTCTGGTTGTTGACCCTCGTCTGCGAGCGGTCTACCAGGACGCAGATTCTCTCATTGGCATTGATGGCCCAAGGGAGGAGGTTGTCACTCGGTTAATGGATACTCAGAACAAACTCAAGGTGGTGTCAATTGTGGGATTCGGCGGTCTTGGCAAAACTACACTTGCCAAACATGTGTATGACAAGATTGGCTCACAATTCGATTGCAAGGCATTCTTTTCAGTTTCGCAGAGGCCTGATATGAGTGAGCTACTCAACAATTTACAATATAAACTTGGGATGAAGAAGCCTGATACATCTCACACTCGCAAGGTTGACGACATCATTGAAGAGCTAAGACAACATCTGAAAAATAACAG GTACCTTATTGTTGTTGACGATGTGTGGGATGAATCAGCATGGAACATTATTAAGTGTGTGTTTCCAGAAGAGGGTAATGGAAGTAGAGTAATAGTCACAACACGAGTGGAAGTTGTGGCTGGTGCAGCCTGTCAGAATGACCGTGAGGGCATCTACAAATTGGAACCTCTCAGTGAAGAAAATTCAAGAATGTTATTGGTGAACAGAGTatttggatccggacatggttgtcCACCCCAATTTGAACAAGTCATGACTGCGATTTTAAAGAAGTGTCATGGGCTGCCACTTGCAATTATCACAATAGGTAGCCTATTAGCCAGTCAAGATAGATCAAGGAAGGGGTGGGAGAGTATAagggattctctaggtgcccactCTGCCACAAATCCCTCCTTGGAAGAGATGAAGAGTATATTAAACCTTAGCTACATGCATCTTCCTGCTTATCTGCGGGCATGCTTTTTATACCTTGGTATGTATGTTGAGGACTATGAGATCTCACGGGATGATCTTGTTCGACAATGGATCGCTGAAGGCCTTGTAGGTAATTTGCAGGGGAGAGATATGGAGGATGTTGGCAGGAATTATTTCAATGAACTTATCAATAGAAGCATGATTCAGTCTTGTGAAACGGAGTGTGGAGAGGTATTGTCTTGCAAAGTACATGATATAATGCTTGATTTGATCCTAAGCAAGTGTGCTAAAGATAATTTTTTAAGTGTGGCATACAATTATGAAGACATGGCAAGACTGCATGCCAGCAAATACAAGGTCCGGCGATTATCTGTGAGCTCTATGGCTAGTGGTGGAGCAACATATGGACCAACTATTGGTGTTAACCTATCACAAGTTCGGTCGTTTACACTGTTGGGGAAATCCATGCCTCCTCTTGTGTTGTTCAAGTATCTCCGGGTGATTAGGATTGATCAAGGTAGTACTCAGAGAGACGAGGAGATCCTTGACCTCAGCGCTATTAGCCAATTGTTTCAGTTGAGGTATTTGTATGTTTGGGGACTAAGATTTGTGCAGCTCCCTGCTGAACTTCAAGGGCTTCTTTACTTGCAGACACTGCACATAGATTCACCGCTCGACAGCATTCCTTCAGATATAGACCATTTGTCCCACTTGTCCTATCTTTATCTTCATACTTATAATTGCAACCACAGATTGCTGCCTGAATGGATTAGTAATATGAAATCACTGAACAGTCTGACAATGTCGGTAGGCTGGGGGACTGGTCAGAGTGAATTGAATGGGATGAACGGTATTATAGGTTTGGGCGAGCTGACCAATCTCACGGACCTAACAATCAGTCTGTATTCTTTGGAGAAGCCAGAACTTGATGCTTTGGCCTGCTCCATTGGAAAGCTATGTAACCTCAAATCTCTTCAACTCTCAGGGTTTCAGACTGAAATCCATAACCAGATGGGCTCATTATCCAATCCTTTCCAACACATCGAGAAAATTGACGTGCGTGTATTGAATTTCTGTAGAGTTCCCATTTGGATCGGTGGTCTCCATTGccttcgcctccttgacctgcgtGTGGAGGAGACGTCAACTGAAGATTTCCGTCTTCTTGGAGAGCTTCCCTCCCTCGTCAAACTCAAATTCAGGCCGTCACGTATCCCTGAAGAAAGGGCTATACTAGGCACGGGACTATTCCCCGTTCTGGAGTACTTCGAATTTTGGACTGATGAAGACGCTATGGCATACTTGGGATTCGAGGCGGGGGCTATACCCAACCTACAAACCCTCTCTCTCCAAAACAGGAAGTGGGGTGGCGGCACACCAGTTGGCATGGAGCACCTGTTACGCCTTCGGAAGATCAAACTATGGAGGGTTGACTCTGGTGATGCCACCATAGCGTCTGTGTTCAGGAACGCCTTATCAGTGCACCCAAACCGCCCTTCCGTTGAGCATTTTCTTTAG